From one Gallionella capsiferriformans ES-2 genomic stretch:
- a CDS encoding response regulator, translating to MPYQKDRLANNTSTPLHGIKILVAEDHVFNQEIITDILENAGAAVCIAQNGMEALNLMKQKPFDCVLLDVQMPVMDGFQTIERIRADPTLAMTPVIAMTASASNEDRCRCLSAGMNDFIEKPFEPARLHHMITGLTQITVTHALPRAAKKPIDLSVLTNWIGDDKIKLQKFTGSFLDSAHLDLIEINAALEIKDFVALTTLAHHISSPARMVGASDFYELSKQLEITSRTICDTGVAHNLISQMHVALEQIAEIVSQELA from the coding sequence ATGCCTTACCAGAAAGATCGTTTAGCCAACAACACAAGCACTCCGCTGCACGGCATCAAGATTCTCGTTGCAGAAGACCATGTATTTAATCAGGAGATCATCACCGACATTTTGGAAAATGCCGGTGCCGCTGTGTGTATCGCACAAAACGGAATGGAAGCACTCAACTTAATGAAACAAAAGCCGTTTGACTGCGTGCTGTTAGACGTGCAAATGCCTGTGATGGACGGTTTCCAGACGATAGAGCGAATTCGTGCCGACCCGACGCTGGCGATGACCCCTGTGATTGCAATGACGGCCAGCGCCTCAAATGAGGATCGCTGCCGCTGTCTGTCTGCCGGTATGAATGATTTTATCGAAAAACCCTTTGAGCCTGCAAGGCTACACCATATGATTACCGGTTTGACTCAAATCACTGTGACACATGCCCTGCCAAGGGCAGCGAAAAAGCCAATCGATCTGTCCGTGCTGACAAACTGGATAGGCGATGACAAAATAAAATTGCAGAAATTTACCGGCAGTTTTTTGGATTCTGCGCACCTGGATCTCATCGAAATCAACGCGGCGCTGGAAATTAAAGATTTTGTCGCGCTCACAACCTTAGCTCACCACATCAGTTCGCCAGCCAGAATGGTCGGTGCAAGCGATTTTTATGAATTATCCAAGCAACTGGAAATAACGTCCCGAACGATATGCGACACCGGCGTTGCCCATAATCTGATTAGCCAGATGCACGTTGCGCTGGAACAAATCGCAGAAATAGTCAGTCAAGAATTGGCTTAA
- a CDS encoding radical SAM protein, whose amino-acid sequence MNALCGRVFDIKRDCSEDGPGIRTTVFFQGCPLRCLWCQNPEGQARSSRESASYDGSRWYTLEELRYRVLIDRPFFDSTGGGVTVSGGEPAHQMPFVGAFLSSLQREGVDTAIETCGFFNYMHFEKYLLPYLNRIYFDLKIMDEASHQALTGQSNRPILENLLHLKRASEVPVMVRVPLVPDMTATVENLTFIGQFLRNHDIRKVTLLPYNPLWQDKAVRMGKRRHLDAGFMTPEQLADCARQINSVLN is encoded by the coding sequence GTGAATGCCTTGTGCGGCAGGGTGTTCGACATTAAGCGCGATTGCAGCGAAGACGGGCCGGGCATCCGCACTACGGTTTTTTTTCAGGGGTGTCCGCTTCGCTGTCTTTGGTGTCAGAATCCGGAAGGTCAGGCACGGTCGAGCCGGGAGAGTGCGTCATACGACGGATCACGCTGGTATACGCTTGAAGAATTACGCTATCGTGTCTTGATCGACCGGCCGTTTTTTGACTCGACAGGGGGCGGCGTTACGGTTTCCGGCGGCGAGCCTGCGCATCAGATGCCATTCGTCGGCGCGTTCCTGAGTAGCCTTCAACGTGAAGGCGTCGATACGGCCATCGAGACCTGCGGTTTTTTCAATTACATGCACTTCGAGAAATACCTGTTGCCTTATCTGAATCGCATTTACTTCGATCTGAAAATCATGGATGAGGCTAGCCATCAAGCGCTGACGGGACAGTCAAACCGTCCCATTCTTGAAAATTTGCTGCATTTAAAGCGCGCAAGTGAGGTTCCTGTCATGGTCAGAGTGCCGCTCGTGCCAGATATGACCGCTACCGTGGAAAATCTCACTTTCATTGGACAGTTTTTGCGGAATCACGATATCCGCAAGGTCACCTTGCTGCCCTACAATCCACTCTGGCAGGATAAAGCGGTTCGGATGGGCAAAAGGAGGCATCTTGATGCAGGCTTCATGACCCCTGAACAGCTGGCCGATTGTGCCCGGCAGATCAATTCAGTGCTCAATTAA
- a CDS encoding bifunctional diguanylate cyclase/phosphodiesterase: MSALNLKLKKKSVLFHLLIWFLPFALLVIASAVYLYKSEEQREFIAQSLSENAKISLAKGAVEQTLEGIYSDTYLVAQNLSLQELIANKSSGLTWRFLHDLRLISQSRKHYDEISWIDETGMERARVHFNGHHTNLIPEEKLTNKSTADYFTRTLGLNAGEIYVSPHDLDAESAELARKHILRIATPVVDINGYKHGVIVFNYPSEILVQKFISSAPTGDEHAMLVNRDGYYLEKSPGVETLSNPPYPDTQSIANSKPVAWQHIGGHTQGQFMTADGLWTFASIYPASITPSKRVAYSADFNATQNLDWKVVRHIPRAQLLSRTKVLGERLIPVSTLLLGLIFFSSLKHARTHVRAQLAETDLRIAATAFESEESMIITDSRGIILKVNQVFTATTGYTSEEAVGKTPSLLKTDRHSAEFYHEMWRQIKQTGKWQGEIWDKRKNGEIYPKLLNIYAVKSKNGVVTHYVGSYTDLTERKMAEEKIISLAFYDTLTGLPNRRLLLDRLNYALASGLRTGKNGALLFIDLDKFKTLNDTLGHDIGDLLLKQVAHRLKACVREIDTVARIGGDEFVVMLEDLNIESVEAAAQTEVIGEKILAALRMPYQLLTNEFHSSVSIGISLFSNNGQSQDEPLKQADIAMYQAKKSGRNKLRFFDQRMQDTISSRANLEAELRKALANEQLQLHYQIQVDSAHQTIGAEVLLRWIHPVNGIISPAQFVPVAEETGLILPIGLWVLETACAQLKKWQDNPATAQLILAINVSARQFHQNGFATEVRSVIERHDINPALLKLELTEGMLLNNLDDTIATMRSLQEFGVQFSLDDFGTGYSSLQYLKRLPLAQLKIDQSFVRDLATGYNDQAIVRTIIAMAHSLNLNVIAEGVETEIQRQILLKNQCSHFQGYLFGKPMPIEQFESLLSSDSTAAACI, translated from the coding sequence ATGTCCGCTCTCAATCTTAAGTTAAAGAAAAAGTCCGTACTCTTTCATCTGTTGATATGGTTTCTGCCATTCGCATTGCTCGTCATCGCATCGGCCGTCTATTTATATAAATCAGAAGAGCAAAGAGAGTTTATTGCGCAAAGCCTCAGTGAAAATGCAAAAATTTCACTTGCAAAGGGCGCGGTTGAACAAACGCTGGAAGGGATTTATAGCGACACCTATCTCGTTGCTCAAAACCTGAGTTTACAGGAACTCATCGCAAACAAATCATCTGGTTTGACGTGGCGTTTTTTGCATGATTTGCGTCTGATTTCACAAAGCCGCAAACATTACGACGAAATCAGCTGGATAGATGAAACCGGCATGGAGCGAGCCCGTGTTCATTTCAACGGTCATCACACCAACCTGATCCCCGAAGAAAAACTGACCAACAAATCCACTGCCGATTATTTCACCCGGACGCTTGGGCTCAATGCCGGCGAAATTTATGTCAGCCCGCACGATCTCGATGCCGAGTCAGCCGAATTGGCGCGCAAACACATCCTGCGCATCGCAACACCGGTTGTCGATATCAATGGATATAAACACGGTGTGATCGTATTCAACTATCCAAGTGAAATTCTGGTTCAGAAATTTATTTCCTCCGCCCCGACCGGCGACGAGCATGCCATGCTGGTCAACCGGGACGGCTATTATCTCGAGAAATCACCCGGGGTAGAAACCTTAAGCAATCCGCCGTACCCGGATACGCAGTCGATAGCGAACAGTAAACCGGTTGCATGGCAGCATATCGGCGGCCATACACAGGGGCAGTTTATGACCGCTGACGGGTTATGGACATTCGCGAGCATTTATCCTGCCAGCATTACCCCAAGTAAACGTGTAGCCTACAGCGCCGATTTCAATGCAACGCAAAACCTCGACTGGAAAGTGGTCAGACATATTCCCCGAGCGCAGCTGCTTTCCAGAACAAAGGTATTGGGAGAGCGTCTGATTCCTGTGAGTACACTGTTGCTGGGCCTGATATTTTTCTCCAGCTTAAAACATGCGCGTACGCATGTCAGAGCCCAATTAGCCGAAACAGATTTGCGCATCGCAGCCACCGCATTTGAATCTGAGGAATCGATGATCATCACTGATTCCCGTGGCATTATCCTGAAGGTCAATCAGGTCTTTACCGCAACTACCGGATACACGAGCGAAGAAGCCGTAGGAAAAACGCCGAGCCTGCTAAAAACAGATCGCCACAGCGCAGAGTTTTACCACGAGATGTGGCGGCAAATTAAACAAACCGGAAAATGGCAGGGAGAAATTTGGGATAAACGCAAGAATGGCGAAATTTACCCTAAGCTGCTCAACATTTATGCAGTTAAGAGTAAAAACGGTGTCGTCACGCATTATGTCGGATCTTATACGGATCTGACTGAACGCAAAATGGCCGAAGAAAAGATTATCAGCCTAGCGTTCTACGACACGCTGACAGGCTTGCCCAACCGTCGCTTGTTGCTCGACCGACTTAACTATGCGCTGGCATCAGGTCTGCGAACCGGTAAAAATGGCGCACTGCTCTTCATTGATCTGGACAAGTTCAAAACCCTGAACGACACACTGGGACATGATATTGGCGATTTATTGCTCAAACAGGTCGCACATCGCTTAAAAGCGTGTGTACGGGAAATCGATACCGTGGCGCGCATCGGCGGAGATGAGTTTGTCGTCATGCTCGAGGACCTGAACATCGAATCGGTGGAAGCCGCTGCGCAAACCGAGGTCATCGGGGAAAAAATATTGGCGGCATTAAGGATGCCCTACCAATTGCTCACCAACGAATTTCACAGCTCTGTTAGCATCGGAATCTCACTATTCAGCAACAACGGGCAATCACAGGACGAGCCCCTGAAGCAAGCCGACATCGCAATGTATCAAGCGAAGAAATCGGGCCGTAACAAGTTGAGGTTCTTCGATCAACGCATGCAGGACACCATCAGTTCGCGTGCAAATCTTGAAGCGGAATTGCGCAAAGCGCTTGCAAATGAGCAGTTACAGTTGCATTACCAGATTCAGGTAGACAGCGCGCACCAGACTATCGGTGCAGAAGTGCTGCTGCGCTGGATTCATCCTGTGAACGGCATCATTTCACCGGCACAATTCGTGCCCGTCGCAGAGGAAACCGGTCTAATTTTACCCATCGGTTTATGGGTACTCGAAACAGCCTGTGCACAACTGAAAAAATGGCAGGATAATCCCGCGACCGCTCAGCTGATTCTCGCCATCAATGTCAGCGCCCGCCAGTTCCACCAGAACGGATTCGCAACCGAAGTCCGATCTGTCATTGAAAGACACGACATCAACCCGGCGTTGCTGAAGCTGGAACTGACCGAAGGTATGCTGCTCAATAATCTGGACGATACAATTGCCACCATGCGCAGTTTGCAGGAATTCGGCGTACAGTTCTCGCTGGATGACTTCGGCACAGGATATTCGTCATTACAGTATTTGAAGCGTCTGCCGCTAGCCCAACTCAAAATCGATCAATCCTTCGTGCGCGATCTGGCAACGGGCTACAACGATCAGGCCATTGTGCGCACTATCATTGCCATGGCGCACAGTCTGAACCTGAATGTGATCGCCGAAGGGGTAGAAACCGAAATTCAACGGCAAATTCTGCTGAAAAATCAGTGCTCACACTTTCAAGGCTATTTATTTGGCAAACCGATGCCCATTGAGCAGTTCGAGTCATTGCTATCAAGCGATTCAACTGCCGCGGCTTGCATTTAA
- a CDS encoding SapC family protein — translation MLNFNGTLVELNSGSHQNLRIEEAKPDYGFARNCTSIPVTFDELTSAAQELPISFMYDEHEQLCPVVLFGLPATGNLLVSTTGLWRAAYIPQALQRYPFIPNLDQPAKIYLDETSRALNFTTGELLVDAEGVLQPRANDELQFSQHYAERLAQTRLMAEQLKQLDLLSPLKCDGNNIDFPALYSIDEAKLKKLSDAALPGLFHSGALQLAYLQLASQDHLPGLIHTANRQLALNADKATNKPEPLPRRAEQIIQRPALKARIVDTPPIISVDDQQEILRKQEIAKKLSDEANRLAQVHKQRYTQSLTETPIVPEIPEPLDTLINTKKPLQWRWALGASAGAVIFTVYFLTGSKNTTAPSTPSPTPPTASSPALTDPFSTAMIRIAPGTFEMGSTDGDKDEKPIQQNHISPAFELAKTEVTQGQWVSVMGHLPEKLAFKQCGDNCPVENISWNDAHEFINELNRITGKSYRLPSEAEWEYACRAGKNQRYCGGNNPDELAWYNTQTPHPVALKQANAWGLYDMSGNVWEWVDDCYHTRATQGDRKETCDTRVLRGGSWSNDEDTPRAANRYKRSAKERVNNNGLRLARTLP, via the coding sequence ATGTTAAATTTTAATGGAACTCTCGTTGAGCTCAATTCCGGCTCGCATCAAAATCTGAGAATTGAAGAGGCAAAGCCGGATTACGGGTTCGCTCGCAATTGCACTTCGATACCCGTCACGTTTGATGAGTTGACCAGCGCAGCCCAAGAGCTTCCCATCTCATTCATGTACGACGAGCATGAACAATTGTGCCCTGTCGTACTGTTCGGTCTTCCCGCCACAGGCAATCTGCTGGTCAGTACCACGGGCCTATGGCGTGCCGCCTATATCCCGCAAGCCTTGCAACGCTACCCGTTTATACCGAACCTAGATCAACCCGCAAAGATTTATCTGGACGAGACCTCGCGTGCGCTGAATTTTACAACGGGTGAACTGCTCGTTGATGCAGAGGGGGTATTACAACCGCGCGCGAATGATGAGTTGCAATTTTCCCAGCATTACGCTGAGCGGCTCGCACAAACACGCCTGATGGCGGAGCAACTCAAGCAGCTGGACTTATTGTCGCCGCTGAAATGCGACGGCAACAACATCGATTTTCCCGCGCTCTACTCAATCGATGAAGCGAAACTCAAAAAACTGAGTGATGCCGCCCTGCCCGGGCTGTTCCACAGCGGTGCGTTACAATTAGCTTACTTGCAACTTGCCTCACAGGATCACCTGCCCGGTCTGATCCACACCGCGAACAGGCAATTGGCATTAAACGCGGACAAGGCCACTAACAAACCTGAGCCCCTCCCGCGCCGCGCAGAACAAATAATCCAGCGACCGGCACTCAAAGCCAGAATCGTTGACACGCCGCCGATTATTTCAGTCGATGATCAACAGGAAATACTCCGCAAACAGGAAATTGCCAAAAAGCTCAGCGATGAGGCAAATCGTCTGGCGCAAGTGCATAAGCAGCGTTACACGCAAAGTTTAACCGAAACACCCATCGTGCCGGAGATACCCGAACCTCTCGATACCCTAATCAATACGAAAAAGCCCCTCCAATGGCGATGGGCACTGGGTGCATCGGCCGGCGCAGTTATTTTCACCGTCTATTTTTTGACAGGTTCAAAAAATACAACCGCCCCTTCGACACCGAGCCCTACCCCCCCCACCGCTTCTTCGCCCGCGCTGACCGATCCCTTTAGTACTGCCATGATACGTATAGCACCGGGGACATTCGAGATGGGTTCGACGGACGGTGATAAGGATGAAAAACCGATCCAGCAAAACCACATTAGCCCGGCCTTTGAGTTAGCCAAGACGGAGGTCACACAAGGCCAATGGGTGAGCGTGATGGGGCATCTGCCTGAAAAGCTGGCATTTAAACAGTGCGGCGACAACTGCCCGGTCGAGAATATCAGTTGGAACGATGCTCATGAATTTATTAATGAACTCAATAGGATAACGGGAAAGTCGTATCGTCTGCCCAGCGAAGCGGAATGGGAGTACGCCTGCCGCGCGGGCAAAAATCAACGCTATTGCGGCGGCAACAATCCAGATGAATTAGCCTGGTACAACACCCAAACGCCCCACCCGGTCGCATTGAAACAGGCGAATGCCTGGGGATTGTATGACATGAGCGGCAATGTTTGGGAGTGGGTTGACGACTGCTACCACACCCGCGCGACACAAGGTGATCGCAAAGAGACATGCGATACGCGCGTGTTACGCGGCGGTTCCTGGTCCAATGATGAAGACACGCCTCGGGCAGCCAACCGCTACAAACGTTCAGCGAAGGAGCGCGTCAACAATAACGGCTTACGTCTGGCAAGAACGCTGCCCTAA
- a CDS encoding response regulator, translating into MRLIVTDDHELVRAGLLQLFEGAPGIEVVGEAVNGEELMRKLQATQVDLVLLDLDMPGENGANLIERIRRHYPDLLILILSAHDEIKVVSRAVQAGASGYICKDCSPKTLLEAIHKVVATGKYLSPLMAEELAYTSAIPQANNSLALLSSREQEIFRLLVEGLSNDDISRQLFISDRTVSAHKINLLNKLGLKNVVELVHYSIQHQLFV; encoded by the coding sequence GTGCGCTTAATTGTAACGGATGATCACGAACTGGTTCGGGCTGGACTGTTGCAGCTTTTTGAAGGTGCGCCGGGTATTGAGGTAGTCGGCGAGGCGGTCAATGGTGAAGAATTGATGCGCAAGCTGCAAGCAACGCAGGTTGACTTAGTGTTGCTTGATCTTGATATGCCGGGCGAAAATGGCGCAAATTTGATTGAGCGCATCAGACGACACTATCCCGATTTGCTAATCCTGATACTCAGTGCGCATGATGAAATTAAGGTTGTGTCGCGTGCGGTTCAGGCGGGTGCATCAGGTTACATTTGCAAAGATTGTTCTCCAAAAACGCTGCTGGAAGCGATTCATAAAGTCGTTGCGACGGGCAAGTATCTCTCACCGTTGATGGCAGAAGAGTTGGCTTATACGAGTGCTATTCCACAAGCAAATAATTCATTGGCTTTGTTGTCCAGCAGAGAGCAGGAGATTTTTCGGCTGCTCGTGGAAGGACTCAGCAATGACGATATTTCCCGGCAATTATTTATCAGCGACAGAACGGTCAGTGCGCATAAAATCAATCTGCTCAATAAGCTGGGATTAAAAAACGTCGTCGAACTGGTCCACTATTCGATTCAACATCAACTGTTTGTTTGA